Below is a genomic region from Telmatobacter sp. DSM 110680.
CCTGTGGTGCGACCAAGGCCGATGACGGCGATGGTGCGCGCGGTGGCGCCATCCTGCAAGCGGCAGGGCAGGTAGTAGTTCAGATCGAGCAAGGCGGCGGCGCGTTGCTGCTCGGGAGGAAGGTGAAGAGCCTGCTGCGCGTTCTCAAGGAAGATGTGCGAATGGTCGACTGCGGCGCGGTCGAAGTCGAGGAAGCCGAGGGCCAGTTTGCGCTCGGTGGCACTGGATAGCAGACCGTGCGATGCAGCCAGGCGCATGCCACCAGTCGGTTGTGCGAGGAAGACGGCGACACGCGAGACGAGCAGGGTGCGCGGCAGGCGCTCCACGATGGATTCGAGCAGGGCATCAAGGTTGGTTTCCGAACTGAGGCCACGGCCAAATTCAATGAGAGCCTTGCGGTAATCGTACTTTTGCCGGTCGAATGCCTTGTCGACCCAGCTTTGAATACGGCGCTTGAGAGGATCGAACAGTGCGGCCGTCACCAGAATGGCAACCGCAAATCCCCATCTACTGATGGCCTCGGGCAGGCCGTTATTAATGAGCTGAGCGACAAGGGCGATGACGCCGAAGTAGGCACCTAGAAGAGTTGCGGTTGCAAGGGTGTAGGCCACTCCGCGCTTGAAGATCAGGTCGGTATCCATCAGCCGGTAGCGGATGATGGCCCAGCAGAAGGTGAGCGGGAGGAAGACGAGAGAAAGGCCCGCCAGCTTGGTGAGAAGGCTGGGCAAGCGGATGTCGAGAAGGAACGGTACTGCGAAGAGCAGCGTGAACGGGCCGACAGCCAGCCAGGCACCGCGATACAGCCATTTCAACTGCTGACGCAGGAGAGGGGTGTTGGCACGGACGTAGCTGATGGAAAAGAGGGTCGCCGCGAGCACATAGAAAGTGGCGATGTAACCGTAGTTGACCTGATCAAGGCGGTGCAGCAGAATCCCGGTAGCCTGCCAGCGCGTCATCGCAGTGATCCAGAAGCCAATCAGCGCGACACTCGGCGTATAGAGGATTGGGAGAAGCCAGCGGCGTCCGCCGTCTTTGAGGCGCTCCTCGGGGAAACTGATGGCGAAGTGAAGGAAGAGCGCGGGCTGCAGCGCGCCGGCGACGATGTTGGACCAGAAGACGAACTGGTCGACAAGATTCAACTCGCCGGTGTACTTGAGGGCATAGAGGGCAAAGGAAACAAGGCAGAAAAGAAAGAAGTGGGTAGCACGCGGGGCAGTCCAGCGGCGGAAAAGAATGTATACGCCGATGGCGAGATAGACGAGCCCGATGAAACGCAGGCCCTGGTAAGAACTACGGTCGGTTGGTTCGGGGATCACGACGACAGGAGTATCAAGGGGCACCCTGCTGCGCGTGATCTGGTAGTTCGTCTTGATCCAGATGCCTGTGCGGTAAAGCTCTCGCTCAAGGTCCGCGACCCGGGCAACTGGGTGGTCATTGACCGCAGTGAGCAGGTCACCTGTTTGAATGCCGGCGGACTTGCCCGGACCGTCAGGAATGATCTTGGTGGCCAAGAGACCACCGTTCGTTTCTACCCACCAGACGCCGTCATTGGGTTGCTGAAACTTGCTTTCCTGCCGGAAATTCAACACGGCGAGAATCACCAGGCCGACCGTCGCCAGGGCCAGCAGTGTAGCTTGCAACCGGTTGAATAGGCTCGTCTCCATGCGGCTGGGTGCTTGCTTCAGAGTAGTGAAAGCACGCGGGTTGCCATGCGGATTGCGAGCCTCACTCATCAGTACCATCCCGCCAACCTACAGAGAGTGAAAAAGATACAGACGTTCTAATCTTTCGGACGTCAACGCTTCGAGATGTGGATTACATAGAAAAATGCAGAAAACAATAGGCTGCCTATGCGTCCAAGGATCGCCCTATTGGAATCAGTATCTCTAATCAGGGTCTGGTTTTATTGCCACGCGAGAGATTTTAACGAAAATTGAAGGCCTGACAGTGCGAACAATTGGGACAAATCATCGCTGGCCGTAGGTTGCCTTCGGGCCGTGTTTGCGCAGATAGTGATGCTCGCTGACGTGGGTGGGAATGGGTTCTACGGTGGAGTTAAGGAGGGTGGCGCGGAAGGCAAGACGGGCAATGTATTCGAGAACGTCGGCGTGCTCGACGGCTTCCGCCGCTGTCTTTCCCCATGCAAAGGGGGCATGACCGGCAACGAGAACTCCGGGGACCGCGACCGGGTCAAGGCTCTCTGCGCGGAATCGGCGAACGATGACGGCGCCGGTGTTGCGAACGTATCCGGAGGAGACTTCTTCTGCAGTTAGGGCATCGGTGACCGGGACTGGACCGTGGAAGTAGTCGGCGTGGGTGGTTCCGAGGCAGGGAATGGGTTGGCAGGATTGAGCCCAGGCGGTAGCGAATTCGGAGTGAGTGTGAACGACGCCGCCGATCTGGGGGAACTCGCGGTAGAGGAGGGTGTGGGTGTCGAGATCGCTGGAGGGGCGAAGGGCGCCTTCGACGATTTTGCCATCGAGATCGGTAATGACGAGATCGGCGGGGGTCAGGGTAGCGTAGTCGACTCCGCTGGGCTTGATGACGACCAAAGGCTGGGCGCCTGACCGATCGATACCGCTGGCATTGCCGAAGGTATGAGGAGCGAGCCCGCGGCGAGAGATTTCCTGGTTGGCATGAAGAACTTGCTGACGTAGAGACTCGAGGAGCATCTTGCTTCCTGCTGCGAAGTGACCTGGCAAAGAAGTCTTCGCTGGTTGAAAATCATCGACAAGTTTAGCAGCCGGCGAACGGCGGATCTGAGCGCGCGCTAGCCGGCCAGTTTGCTTTACATCGCCCTTGATAGAAGTCTAGGCTATCCCAGTAGGAAACGTTTTCTGCGATTCCGAAAATCGTTGCCGAATCAATGTCGTCGTTGCGCGCGAGGGTAGCAAGAATGAATGCCAAAAAGAGTTCTAAAACCCGGAGAGATGCAGATTCAAACAGTCACGCGGAACCAAGTCGCCGCGAGTTTCTGGCGGGGCTGAGCAGCGCGGCTTTGCTTAGCGCGCTGCCGGTCTCGCAGGCCAATGGGCAGGCTGGGGAAGGTCCGCTCAACATTGCGCGGGTTGCGGTCCCAACGAGCCAGATGGTGACGAGTCAGGACAAGATCTCCGCTTTGAACGACGGATTTACTCCTGCCAATTCATTCGATCGCGCGCACAAGCTCTACGGACTCTGGGAGGAGGGGCCGCAGGAAGGGAACTCGAGGTGGGTGCAATACGAGTGGAGCGAGCCGGTCAGCGTCGACAAGATTGACGTTTACTGGGCGGTGGATCGTCCGCGCGCAGGTGCGATCCCCGGCAGCGAAGGCCCGGTGATGTCGCCGCCGAAAAGCTATCGGATTCTTTACTGGAACGGCAATGATTTTGTTGAAGTAGATCGTGCAGAGGGACTTGGCGTGGATCTGGACAAGTTCAACACGACGACATTTGAAGGCGTAAAGACGACCAGATTGCGACTCGAGGTCACACCTCAACAGGACAAGCCGGCGGGCATCCTGGAATGGCAGGTCTTTCCTCACGGTCCCGTTCCCGAACTTGCTCCGGTCATCGAGGCCGGTGTTGATCGCTCGGTAGTGAGTGATGGGCGGACATATCTTTCAGGCAAGGTAACGTGGCTGAAGGACTCGCGTCAGAACCGGGCGCGGTGGGTAAAGACCGCAGGGCCGGGTGTGGTGGCGTTTGCTGCCGTCGACTCGCCGGTGACCACTGCGACGTTTTCGCAGGCCGGCGATTACACGATTGCGCTGCAGGCTTCGGGGAGCAAAGGGCCATCGCATTCGATCAGTGTGCATGTAGAGCCGGCGCCGCCTGTGGACCGGTTGGACGTGGTTTATACGCGCAGATATGCGATTGATGGGGATTTGTGGAAGCAGCGCGCGAAAGTTTTGATTGTGAACTGGATTCCGCACTGCATCGCGATGTGCGAGCGAAAAGATATCGCCCCGATGCGCGGCGACGGTGGCATCGACAACTTCATTGAGGCGGGCAAGGCCAATCGCGGCGAAGCGCATGGCAAGCACAAAGGCTATGTGTTTTCCAATGCGTGGGTACATCAGACGGTCGAGTCAATGTGCATTGCGCTGATGGTGGATCCGCAGGGCGATGAGGAGATTGTCAATGCGCAGGAGTTGATGCGTGCAACGATGGAGCGCTGGATTCCGATTATTCTCGCGGCGCAGATGCAGGATGGCTATTTGCAGACCGCTTACATACTGGCTGACCGCAAACAGTGGCCGGAGCGGTGGTCGCCGGATCATCGCGGCAACCATGAGGGTTATGTTTCGGGATACTTCATTGAGTCGGCGATTAATCACTACACGCTGACCGATGGGCAGGATCTGCGCCTGTACAACGCTGCCAAGAAGCTGGCGGATTGCTGGGTTGCAAATATCGGGCCGGGGAAAAAGGAATGGTTCGACGGACACCAGGAGATGGAGCAGGCGCTGGTGCGCTTCGGGCGATTCGTCAACGATCAAGAGGGCAATCATCGTGGAGATGCGTATATCGCCCTCGCGAAGTTTCTGCTGGATTCGCGGCGGGGCGGTTCGGAGTACGACCAGAGCCATTTGCCGCCGGGCCAGCAATACGAAGCAGTGGGCCACGCGGTGCGCGCGATGTACTTCTATTCCGGCATGGCCGATATCGCGGCTGAGACGCAGGATCGCGATTATCAGAGCGCGGTGATTTCACTATGGGACAACATGGTGAACAAGAAGTACTACGTCACCGGTGGCATTGGCAGCGGCGAGACCTCTGAAGGGTTTGGCCCCAACTACTCGCTGCGCAATGAGGCTTATTGCGAGACGTGTTCGAGTTGCGGCGTGGTGTTCTTTCAGTACAAGCTGAATCTCGCTTATCACGATGCGAAGTATGCAGATCTGTATGAGCAGACGATGTACAACGCGCTGCTCGGGGGAGTCGCACTGGATGGGCAGAGTTTTTGTTACACCAATCCGCTGGTGAATACGGAGCGAGCCAAGTGGCATGTGTGTCCTTGCTGTGTGGGAAACTTTGCGCGCACGCTGCTCATGGTTCCGACCTGGACTTATCTGAAGAGCAACGACGGACTCTACGTGAACATGTTTGTGGGAAGTCGCATTAACGTGGGCAAGGTCGCGGGCACCGACGTCGAGGTCGTACAAAAGACGGAATACCCGTGGAACGGATTGATTGCGATCACTGTCAACCCGGATGAGGCCAAGACGTTTTCGGTCTATGTGCGCATCCCAGACCGAACTACCAGCAAGCTCTATAAAGATTCGCCGCGTATCAGCGGGGTGAAGCGGTTCGCCGTGAATGGGCAGGAGCAGACGCCGGAGATTCGCAAAGGGTACGCGGTGGTCACGCGCGAATGGAAGCGTGGCGATCGCATTGACTTGGAGTTACCAATGGAGCCGCAGCGCGTTGTAGCGGACAGCCGCATTCAGGCAGATGGTGGTTCAGTAGCTTTGAAGTTCGGCCCGCTGATTTATAACGTCGAGAGAGCCGACAACGAGAATATTGACCGGAAATTGGGTGAGGGCCCCATCCGGGCTGAGTGGCGCAAGGACCTGCTTGGTGGAGTCATGGTGATCACCGGGAAGTGGGAGGATGGTTCGCCGCTGCTCGCGATCCCGAATTTCGCGCGAATGAATCGGGTGGGACCTCCGCCTGAATATCCGAGCGAGGGAGAGCCGGTTCCTGCTCGTGGATCCAAAGGGTCGTTTGATTCGAAGGTCTGGATCTGACGGCTCTTCCGTTGGAATCATGACCGCAAAGCTGGGTCGGCGGCTTTTTATTGAGGCTACTCGTCTGAGAGAGAACAGCAGGCACCAAAAATCCACAAATAGCAGGGCAGTTGTAATCTCTGGCACCGCGAGGGCGTCTACCTCAGTGATGGCTGCCTGCACAGCATTGGAACCGATGATCAAGGTCACGGCGGAAGAAGTTGCCGCGCAGGAATTCGAGAGCATTGTCGCCAGTCACCGGCCGCAGATTTTTCGTTTTCTGCTGGCGTCGACGCGCGATGTGGATTTGGCGGAGACACTGACGCAGGACTGCTTTCTGAAGGCGCACCGGAACTGGGCCAGTTTTCGCGGGGAGTCGAGCGCGCTGACGTGGTTGATGCGGATTGCGATCAACCTGCAGAAAGATCATTGGCGCAACCGGCGGTTGCAGTTCTGGCGGCTGACGCGGACGAATGCGGTGGATTTGGATGAAGCGAGCGACTGGCTACCGAGCGGCGAGCGGACTGTGGAGCAGCGCATGCTGGCGCGGGAGAAGGTTGCGAAGGTGTGGCGGTCAGTGGAGAATTTGAGCGAACGGCAGCGCACCGTATTTCTTCTACGCTTTGTGGAAGAGATGGAATTGAAAGAGATTGCCGCATTGACCGGCATGGGTGAAGGAACAGTGAAAGCGCATCTATCGCGGGCACTGAGCAGGGTTCGCAGGGAGTTTGGAGACACGCAATGAATTACGAGGATCAAAACGCAAAGCTGACCGGACAAGCGGAAGATCCGGAAAGGTTACAGCCGGAACTTCGCAAGGCATTGGACGATTTCAAGTTGAGCGTAGATGCGTGGAGCGAGGCGATGATCAGCCGTCCGCGTGAAGCGCAGGCACTAGCGCGCAGGAATTGGAGTGCGATTACGAAGTGGGCTATGGGATGCTTGGTGTTCGCAGGCACGGTTTCCAGCGGTGTGTATCAGAATCACAAGCAGGTGGAAGCAGCCAGGGTTGAGGCGACGCGGATTGCGGAGCAGCAGCGTGCAATGGAAGCGGCTAAGGTCGCCAATGTAAATGAAGAAGATTTGATGGCAGATGTGGACAGCGACGTGGCGCGGCAAGTTCCGAGTGCGCTTGAGCCAATGGCGACAATGATGAACGACGATCAGACCAAGGGAAATTGAAGTACTTGCTGATTCGAGGAAATCTCAGCACAGGAGAAAGAAAATGAAAGTTCTATTGGCAGTCCGGTTGGGAATCACGATGGCGGCGACTTTGGCCGCAGGCACGGTGTTCGCGCAAGGCCCGGGGATGATGCAGGGACCAGGACAGGGTGGTCCTGGATTCGGCGAGCATCGGCCTCCGATGGAGCGGGCGATGCGGGGTGATCGCGGTCGGTGGTGGAACAATCCCAAGATTGTTGAAAAGCTGAAGCTCACGGATGATCAGCGCAAAGCGATGGATGAGATCTTCCAGCAACATCGAGAGAAACTGGTGGATTTGCGCGGCAACGTGGAAAAGGCGGAGATCGCGATGGAGCCGCTGGTGAAGGCCGATCAGCCAAATGAGCAGGCGGTGCTGGCGCAAATCGATAAGGTGGCACAGGCACGCGCGGAACTGGAGAAGGCGAATGCGCGATTCCTGTTTGAGTTGCGCGCCAAGTTGACGCCTGACCAGTGGAAGCAAGTGCAGGAATTCCGGCAGAATCGCGAAGGAATGCGCGATATGCATCGCGGAGGCGAAGGTCGACGGGGTATGGGCAGTGACCACGGTGCGCCTGCTCCGCCACCTCCTCCCGGACCGCAGGGAATGCTCGATGACGGACCGGACGAAAATATTCCGGCAGCCACTGTAAACCAGTAGCGCAGATTTTCCGTCATTGGAAGTGTAAGCAGAGAGCAAATGCGGTTTTAGTTAATACCGGTGGCGGCAGGAGAGGGCTCCTGCCGCCGAATTTTTTAGAGCAGAGGTCAAAGACAGAGACTAAGGACTACCGAAAGCAAGAGAAGGTCGTGAGCGCAGGCGCCAAGCTTTGTTTTTGATCACAGTTCTAGTTCTCACATTTTGTGTGCTCTAATCCGGCGTTGCTATTCCTATTCCCTTGACCTAGACATGCTGGACGGCCTGAGCCAGATGGCTAAGGCTGGATTTTGCGTCGCCATAAAGCATCGAAGTGCAGGATTTGAAGAAGAGCGGATTCTCCAGTCCCGAGAAGCCGCGCCCCTGTCCTCGTTTGAGTACGATTACACTCTTAGCGCGATCGACTTCGAGGATGGGCATTCCGGCGATAAGGGATTTGGGGTTGTCGCGAGCATCCGGATTGACGACGTCGTTGGCGCCTATGACGACGGCCACGTCGGTGGATGGAAATTCGGGATTGATCTGCTCCATTTCATAGAGAGAGGAATAGGGCACGTTGGCTTCGGCGAGCAGGACATTCATGTGTCCGGGCATGCGGCCGGCTACGGGATGGATGGCGTATTTGACTGTGACGCCGCGGGCTTCAAGAAGTTCGGCGAGTTCGCGCACGGCATGCTGGGCCTGTGCAGTGGCCAGTCCGTAGCCGGGAACGAAGATAACGCGGCTGGCGAAGGCCAACTGCATGGCTGCATCGTCGAGGCTGATTTCGCGCATTACGCCGCCTGCATCGGTGGTAGCTTCGGCGATGACCGCGCCGAATCCGCCGAAGAGGACGTTGGTGATGGAGCGATTCATGGCTTTGCACATCAGAACAGAGAGAATGAATCCGGAGAAGCCATCGAGCGTACCGGCAATGATGAGCACATTGTTGCCGAGTACGAAGCCGGTGGCGGCGGCGGCAAGACCGGCGTAGGAATTGAGCAGCGACATCACGACCGGCATGTCAGCCGATCCGATGGGAATGACGAGCATGACGCCGAAGACGAATGCAAGGCCGAGCATGATGTAAAAGACAGCGACTTTTTCAGGGTGGGCGATGAAAATGAAGAAGCACGTCGCCATGGTGAGGAAGATGAGGCCATTGACAACATTCTGACCTTTGAACTGGATTGGCTTGCCGTGGATGATGCCCTGTAGTTTGCCGGCGGCGATCAGCGATCCGGTGGTTGTGAGTGCGCCGAGCATGACTTCAAAGCCCAGAGCCCACCGGGTCACGGCGGGCATATCATTTGCGTGGACCAGGAATTCCCCAACGCCGACCAGAGACGCAGCGAGCGCGCCGAATGCGTGGGAGAGCGCCGTCCGCTGGGGCATTGCGGTCATGGGAACCCAGATGGCCATCCATGCGCCGATGATGGAACCAATGGAGAGACCGGCGATGATCCAAACCCAGGTGACGATGTGTGCGCCGATGAGAGTGCCGATGATGGCTGCGAGCATTCCGCCTTCGGCAAGGAACATGCCGCGGCGCGCGGTCTCGGGGTGTGACATTCCTTTGAGCGCAAAGACGAAGAGGATGGAAGCGATAAGGTAGGTGGCTTCCATGAAATAGGTGGACATGGTCATTTGGCCACCTCTATCTGCGCCGGCTTCTGCTCTTTGCGCTTGTTGAACATTTTGAGCATGCGGTCGGTGATGCCGAATCCGCCCACCACGTTGATGGTGGCGGTGGTCACGGCGACGAAGCCGAGGATGTGCGCAAAGAGGGGATAATGCGCCGCTCCCGCAAGTACCAGCGAACCGATAAGCGAGATGCCTGAGATGGCGTTGGTAGCAGACATCAGCGGAGTGTGCAGCAATGGCGGCACGCGGCTGATGACCTGGTAGCCGAGGAAGGCGGCCAGCGCGAAAACATAAATCGAAGCGATAAGGACTGCGCGTGTCATGGTCTTTCCAAAAGAGCAGCGGAATTCTATCTTGTTGGCGGCGCTGGGCCGAGTTGTCGGTGGAGCCTAAACCCAAGCCTCAACGCGAGACATGGGCACCCAGGAATTCGATCAGGTGAGAGCAATTGATGTTTCCAGCAGTTTCGCCACACGCGGATTCACGGGACTGCCTTTATGAGCGACGCATGCGCCAGCGAGGACTTCGTCTGCCATGTCGATGCCGAGTTCGCCCTTCTTTACGATGAGGCCAAGGAAGTTGAGAATGTTGCGCGCATAGAGGGCGCTGGCGTCAACTGGACACTCGGCAGGCAGGTTGAGAGGAGCCATCAAGGTCACTCCCCCGAGCGTTTGCGTGAGGCCCGGAATGGTGAGTTCGCAGTTGCCGCCGGCTGGTGCGGCGATGTCGACGACGACTGAACCTGAGCGCATGGCCTGCACCGCATCGCGACGAATCAGTCGGGGGGCAGGGCGGCCGGGAACCTGTGCGGTGGTGACGATCACGTCGGAGTGAGAGGCGGTGCGGGCGATCAGGTCGCGTCCACGGTCGAGGGCTTCTTCGCTGAGTTCGGCTGCATAGCCTCCGCCGCCTTCAGTATTGATGCCGCCGAGGTCGACGTCGAGGAATTTTGCTCCAAGGGAACGGACTTGCTCTCCCGCGGCGGCCCGAACGTCGTAGGCCTCGACGACGGCGCCAAGACGGCGCGCGGTGGCGATGGCCTGAAGGCCGGCTACTCCGGCGCCGATGACGAAGACGCGGGCGGGTGGAATGGTGCCGGCGGCGGTCATCAGCATGGGGAAGAGGCGCGGCAGAATTCCGGCAGCATTGATGACGGCTTTGTAGCCGGCAACGGTGGCCATTGAGGAGAGCGCATCCATTGATTGAGCGCGGCTAATGCGCGGCACTAGTTCCATGCTGAAGAGCGTGACGTGGAGGGCAATGGCGGTGGCCAGTGCCGCGGGGGCATCGAGTGGGCGCAAAAAGCCGATGACGGCCGAGCCAGATTTGAGCAGCGCCTGATCGGATGCGCTGGGGGCGTTGACCACCGGGATGAGATCGGCTTCGCCGAGGATGGAAGGGCGGTCGCCGGTGACGGTAGCTCCGGTGGCGGCATAGGCTTCGTCGGAGGCGCCCGCAGCTCTGCCCGCGCCGGATTCAACCGCAACCATAATGCCCTGGGCGATCAGCGATTTGAGATTTTCGGGCAACAGCGCAACGCGGGTTTCGCCGGGTGCGGTTTCTTTGAGAATGCCTAAGAGCAATTTGCCTCCACGAAAGTTGAATGGGGTTGGACGCATACAACGGTACGCGTTGCGGCGTGCTGCGTCATCCTCAAAAAATTATTGAACTGGAAAGGGGGTGAATCGTGTGATGTTGATCACTCGGGGTGTGTTGAGAATGTAAACTCCCTAAATTGTCAGGAGTGCGACTTCGGCTCCGCAAGGTGGTGATGAATATGGCTCGTCGTTCGTTCCTCCGTCAGATGTTCGCGCTCCCATTCGTCGGCATTACTTCCGGTTGGGGGCAGAGTAGCGGCCACAAACAGTTAAATATCATGATGAAAAGTGCATGGGGATCCGATGATCCCACCAAGGCCGCCTTTCCGTTCTTGCATGGCCTTGCGCTTTCAGAAGCT
It encodes:
- a CDS encoding ATP-binding protein yields the protein MSEARNPHGNPRAFTTLKQAPSRMETSLFNRLQATLLALATVGLVILAVLNFRQESKFQQPNDGVWWVETNGGLLATKIIPDGPGKSAGIQTGDLLTAVNDHPVARVADLERELYRTGIWIKTNYQITRSRVPLDTPVVVIPEPTDRSSYQGLRFIGLVYLAIGVYILFRRWTAPRATHFFLFCLVSFALYALKYTGELNLVDQFVFWSNIVAGALQPALFLHFAISFPEERLKDGGRRWLLPILYTPSVALIGFWITAMTRWQATGILLHRLDQVNYGYIATFYVLAATLFSISYVRANTPLLRQQLKWLYRGAWLAVGPFTLLFAVPFLLDIRLPSLLTKLAGLSLVFLPLTFCWAIIRYRLMDTDLIFKRGVAYTLATATLLGAYFGVIALVAQLINNGLPEAISRWGFAVAILVTAALFDPLKRRIQSWVDKAFDRQKYDYRKALIEFGRGLSSETNLDALLESIVERLPRTLLVSRVAVFLAQPTGGMRLAASHGLLSSATERKLALGFLDFDRAAVDHSHIFLENAQQALHLPPEQQRAAALLDLNYYLPCRLQDGATARTIAVIGLGRTTGGDFLSSEDVELLESLASYIGIALQNASLYARLEEKISEFERLKEFNENIVESINVGILALDLEDRIESWNAQMEAMYAVSRSEALGQKLSSVFPDEFVSALEGFRNEPGVHHLYKFHLTTKAGEQRTVNIAIAPLLSRDFVIVGRIVLVDDITERVSLENQLAQSDKLSSIGLLAAGVAHEINTPLAVISSYAQMLSKQMRGDARLGPVLEKITQQSFRASEIANGLLNFSRTSTTEFRETNLNQVIRDTLSLLEHQFKTAQIIVDAELIENLPTIHGNPGKLQQVFLNLLLNAKESMPGGGRLRVATQFNGHVEAVVSDSGSGIAPEHLKRIYDPFFTTKTMPRPGERRGTGLGLSVSYGIIQEHAGKIHVESAIGAGTTFHLEFPLLRKSVHV
- the araD gene encoding L-ribulose-5-phosphate 4-epimerase AraD — translated: MLLESLRQQVLHANQEISRRGLAPHTFGNASGIDRSGAQPLVVIKPSGVDYATLTPADLVITDLDGKIVEGALRPSSDLDTHTLLYREFPQIGGVVHTHSEFATAWAQSCQPIPCLGTTHADYFHGPVPVTDALTAEEVSSGYVRNTGAVIVRRFRAESLDPVAVPGVLVAGHAPFAWGKTAAEAVEHADVLEYIARLAFRATLLNSTVEPIPTHVSEHHYLRKHGPKATYGQR
- a CDS encoding beta-L-arabinofuranosidase domain-containing protein codes for the protein MNAKKSSKTRRDADSNSHAEPSRREFLAGLSSAALLSALPVSQANGQAGEGPLNIARVAVPTSQMVTSQDKISALNDGFTPANSFDRAHKLYGLWEEGPQEGNSRWVQYEWSEPVSVDKIDVYWAVDRPRAGAIPGSEGPVMSPPKSYRILYWNGNDFVEVDRAEGLGVDLDKFNTTTFEGVKTTRLRLEVTPQQDKPAGILEWQVFPHGPVPELAPVIEAGVDRSVVSDGRTYLSGKVTWLKDSRQNRARWVKTAGPGVVAFAAVDSPVTTATFSQAGDYTIALQASGSKGPSHSISVHVEPAPPVDRLDVVYTRRYAIDGDLWKQRAKVLIVNWIPHCIAMCERKDIAPMRGDGGIDNFIEAGKANRGEAHGKHKGYVFSNAWVHQTVESMCIALMVDPQGDEEIVNAQELMRATMERWIPIILAAQMQDGYLQTAYILADRKQWPERWSPDHRGNHEGYVSGYFIESAINHYTLTDGQDLRLYNAAKKLADCWVANIGPGKKEWFDGHQEMEQALVRFGRFVNDQEGNHRGDAYIALAKFLLDSRRGGSEYDQSHLPPGQQYEAVGHAVRAMYFYSGMADIAAETQDRDYQSAVISLWDNMVNKKYYVTGGIGSGETSEGFGPNYSLRNEAYCETCSSCGVVFFQYKLNLAYHDAKYADLYEQTMYNALLGGVALDGQSFCYTNPLVNTERAKWHVCPCCVGNFARTLLMVPTWTYLKSNDGLYVNMFVGSRINVGKVAGTDVEVVQKTEYPWNGLIAITVNPDEAKTFSVYVRIPDRTTSKLYKDSPRISGVKRFAVNGQEQTPEIRKGYAVVTREWKRGDRIDLELPMEPQRVVADSRIQADGGSVALKFGPLIYNVERADNENIDRKLGEGPIRAEWRKDLLGGVMVITGKWEDGSPLLAIPNFARMNRVGPPPEYPSEGEPVPARGSKGSFDSKVWI
- a CDS encoding RNA polymerase sigma factor, translated to MAACTALEPMIKVTAEEVAAQEFESIVASHRPQIFRFLLASTRDVDLAETLTQDCFLKAHRNWASFRGESSALTWLMRIAINLQKDHWRNRRLQFWRLTRTNAVDLDEASDWLPSGERTVEQRMLAREKVAKVWRSVENLSERQRTVFLLRFVEEMELKEIAALTGMGEGTVKAHLSRALSRVRREFGDTQ
- a CDS encoding Spy/CpxP family protein refolding chaperone, with the translated sequence MKVLLAVRLGITMAATLAAGTVFAQGPGMMQGPGQGGPGFGEHRPPMERAMRGDRGRWWNNPKIVEKLKLTDDQRKAMDEIFQQHREKLVDLRGNVEKAEIAMEPLVKADQPNEQAVLAQIDKVAQARAELEKANARFLFELRAKLTPDQWKQVQEFRQNREGMRDMHRGGEGRRGMGSDHGAPAPPPPPGPQGMLDDGPDENIPAATVNQ
- a CDS encoding NAD(P)(+) transhydrogenase (Re/Si-specific) subunit beta yields the protein MTMSTYFMEATYLIASILFVFALKGMSHPETARRGMFLAEGGMLAAIIGTLIGAHIVTWVWIIAGLSIGSIIGAWMAIWVPMTAMPQRTALSHAFGALAASLVGVGEFLVHANDMPAVTRWALGFEVMLGALTTTGSLIAAGKLQGIIHGKPIQFKGQNVVNGLIFLTMATCFFIFIAHPEKVAVFYIMLGLAFVFGVMLVIPIGSADMPVVMSLLNSYAGLAAAATGFVLGNNVLIIAGTLDGFSGFILSVLMCKAMNRSITNVLFGGFGAVIAEATTDAGGVMREISLDDAAMQLAFASRVIFVPGYGLATAQAQHAVRELAELLEARGVTVKYAIHPVAGRMPGHMNVLLAEANVPYSSLYEMEQINPEFPSTDVAVVIGANDVVNPDARDNPKSLIAGMPILEVDRAKSVIVLKRGQGRGFSGLENPLFFKSCTSMLYGDAKSSLSHLAQAVQHV
- a CDS encoding NAD(P) transhydrogenase subunit alpha, whose translation is MTRAVLIASIYVFALAAFLGYQVISRVPPLLHTPLMSATNAISGISLIGSLVLAGAAHYPLFAHILGFVAVTTATINVVGGFGITDRMLKMFNKRKEQKPAQIEVAK
- a CDS encoding Re/Si-specific NAD(P)(+) transhydrogenase subunit alpha, which translates into the protein MLLGILKETAPGETRVALLPENLKSLIAQGIMVAVESGAGRAAGASDEAYAATGATVTGDRPSILGEADLIPVVNAPSASDQALLKSGSAVIGFLRPLDAPAALATAIALHVTLFSMELVPRISRAQSMDALSSMATVAGYKAVINAAGILPRLFPMLMTAAGTIPPARVFVIGAGVAGLQAIATARRLGAVVEAYDVRAAAGEQVRSLGAKFLDVDLGGINTEGGGGYAAELSEEALDRGRDLIARTASHSDVIVTTAQVPGRPAPRLIRRDAVQAMRSGSVVVDIAAPAGGNCELTIPGLTQTLGGVTLMAPLNLPAECPVDASALYARNILNFLGLIVKKGELGIDMADEVLAGACVAHKGSPVNPRVAKLLETSIALT